GGAATTCGCACCTTTCGTGATTCAGGTGGCTTATGGGAATCTTATCGTGTAGAAGATGTTGCCAGCCCTGAAGGTTGGGCTACAAACCCCACATTAGTGCTCAATTTTTATGCCAAACGAAGAGCAGAATTATTAACTGCCTCGCCTAATGATGGGCACAAAGGCTTGGTTCGACTCGAAGAATTCTTCAAAGTTGACATTATTACGCAAAACATCGATAATTTGCATGAAAAAGCAGGGAGCACACATGTTCTGCACCTTCATGGAGAATTAAATAAAGTTTGCTCATCCTGCAATCCATCTTATATCATTACATTACCAGAAGAAGCACCATATATCAAATTAGGAGACAAATGCCCGCTTGGATGTCAATTACGTCCTTTTGTGGTTTGGTTCGGAGAGTCAGTTCCGGCCATAGAACAAGCGATAGACATAACACAACAGGCAGATATTTTTGCCATTGTAGGTACCTCAATGAATGTCTACCCAGCAGCAGGTCTGATTCATTATTTATCTTCGGGAACTCCAATTTATTTAATTGATCCACAGCCAGTAGAAACTTCAAAAAATCAGGAAATCCATTTCATACAGCAGCCAGCTTCCTTGGGGATACCTATCTTAGAAGACTTATTAAAATCAAGATAACACAACATAAAAAAGGGTATTTGACCACTACACCCACGATACTCTCCTATCAATTTTAAATTATTGTTTTGGAGAGCGGGAATCATCTTTTCTTTTTATCCGCATACCCAACCACGCCATAACCATATCGGTAATAGCCAGATTTCATATCTACGCCGTTAAGAATAACTCCTACATTGGAAAGATGCTTCTCCTGAACTAAGTTCTGTAAATGTTGTACAGAATGCTTAGGAGTAACATCTTGCCTACAAACATACACTACTGCATCAGCAATTCGGTTTAATGCCAACGTATCGGCAACTAGCCCAACAGGAGCTGAATCAATAATAATATAATCAAATAAGGCATCTAATTGTTCAAATAATTCTTCTACTCTTGAAGTTAAAAGCAATTCAGTTGGATTTGGTGGTACAACTCCCGATTGTAAAATCGACAAATATGGATGCAATGATGAAGGAAAGATCAATTTTTCAAGAGAGGCAGATGAATTAGCCAAAAAATCAGTAACTCCTGCTTTTACATCCATGTGGGTATATTCTGCTAAGCGAGGAACTCTTATATCCATCCCAACTATTATCGTTTTCTTGCCAAGCATTGCCATTGCTAAAGCAAGATTAATAGCTACCACGCTTTTCCCTTCGTTTGACACGCTAGAAGTCACAAGCACTCGTTTTCCCTGCTTAGCCGCCAAAAGAAAACTTAAATTAGACCGAATCATTCGGAACATTTCTGAGAAGTTGGAATTATCTCCTTCTTGAATCAGAATTCTCTCTTCACCTCTAAATATCCCGATTTCACCCAAAATAGGCAAAGATGTCATCTTTTCAATTTCTTTCCTTGATGATATCTTGTTATGCATTATCTCATAGATATACAAATAAGCTATGGTCAGAAAAATCGCTAGTAGAAATGCTACAATTAAAATTACTTTCTTTTTAGGGAATATAGGGAAAGGAGATACAAAAGCCGGATCAACAATCTTAGTTGAAGTAACAGCAGCAGCCAATGAAAGAGCATTTTCTTCTCTCTTCTGTAGGAGGAAAAGATATAGATTCTGCTTTATCTCTTGTTGTCGTTTTATTTCTGTATATTGACGTTCAATAACTGGAATTTGATCAATTTGAGCAAGACAAGCCTCATTTTTTTTAATCAAACTATTCTTGGCAATTACTAAAGTAGAATGAATATTTATAACACTGGATAAAATATTCTTTTGGACCATCTTAATTTTTGTCTCCAGTTGTTGTAATACAGGATTCCTTTCGTTTGTAGATTGCAAAAGTCTTAATCTTTGTAGCAACAAAACATCATAATCCCCAATAATATCAACCAGTCCTTTATCTTGAATACCAAGATCAGAAGGTATTAAAGCATACTGATCCACTGGCGTTTTAAGTTGTTGTTCTACCCACTTCACTCCATTAAGCTGAATTTCTAATGTTGTAAGTTGTTTCCGATACTCATTCGATGAAGCCAGAATAATCTTAGTTTGATCTGGGATATCTGCGATATTATGAGCCATTTTATATTCTTCAATCTGACTTTCCACCTCAGATAACTCTACCGAAATTTTGTTCAATCTCTCTTCTACAAATTCAGCAGTTCTGGCGGCCATTAAACTTTTGTCATTAAGAGCATCTGCATTATACAATGAAATCATTGTATTAATAATGTCTCTCCCTTTTTGTTTATTGGCAACCACAAGAGAAAGGTCAATAACATTCGATTCTTTACGTGCCAATGTAACAGAAAGCAACTTCTCGTATGATTCAATTTGGTTAGGTAAGGGAATAATATTGATCTTTAATTTTTCTCCATTTTTAAAAGATCGATTTTGATGAAAAGTAAAATTGCCCCATGGCGTTACATATGTTCCATCTATTTTATGAATGATACAACTAAAATCTTCTTTATTATCCTTGTTATAAACGGCATTTACTTTATAAACATTATTGTTTCTGGTAATATACATCTCAATCGTACCCAATAAACTATCTTGTAGTGATTGTGGAATGGATACACTTATCGGAGAAACAGGGTATTGTTCCTGATACTTAAAACCTTGCTTCAAATAATATTGTTTTTGCAATCCAAGTTGTCCAATCATTTTACCAATCAACCGCTCTGATTTAATTACATAAATCTCATCATCAGCTTGTTTTTTCCCAAGGGACAATCCAAAATCGCCTAATTGAGATAGTTTTGATGCAAGATCACTTTTATCATCACTTCTTAATAAAATAGCTCCTGTTACTTGATATTTAGGTGCTGCAATCTTTAAATATAGGAAAGCTAATAACAAAGATGCTGCAATAAC
The sequence above is drawn from the Microbacter margulisiae genome and encodes:
- a CDS encoding GumC family protein, whose translation is MQFQQPNQKSENQKEEIDIIELLFFYVTKWRYFVVVIAASLLLAFLYLKIAAPKYQVTGAILLRSDDKSDLASKLSQLGDFGLSLGKKQADDEIYVIKSERLIGKMIGQLGLQKQYYLKQGFKYQEQYPVSPISVSIPQSLQDSLLGTIEMYITRNNNVYKVNAVYNKDNKEDFSCIIHKIDGTYVTPWGNFTFHQNRSFKNGEKLKINIIPLPNQIESYEKLLSVTLARKESNVIDLSLVVANKQKGRDIINTMISLYNADALNDKSLMAARTAEFVEERLNKISVELSEVESQIEEYKMAHNIADIPDQTKIILASSNEYRKQLTTLEIQLNGVKWVEQQLKTPVDQYALIPSDLGIQDKGLVDIIGDYDVLLLQRLRLLQSTNERNPVLQQLETKIKMVQKNILSSVINIHSTLVIAKNSLIKKNEACLAQIDQIPVIERQYTEIKRQQEIKQNLYLFLLQKREENALSLAAAVTSTKIVDPAFVSPFPIFPKKKVILIVAFLLAIFLTIAYLYIYEIMHNKISSRKEIEKMTSLPILGEIGIFRGEERILIQEGDNSNFSEMFRMIRSNLSFLLAAKQGKRVLVTSSVSNEGKSVVAINLALAMAMLGKKTIIVGMDIRVPRLAEYTHMDVKAGVTDFLANSSASLEKLIFPSSLHPYLSILQSGVVPPNPTELLLTSRVEELFEQLDALFDYIIIDSAPVGLVADTLALNRIADAVVYVCRQDVTPKHSVQHLQNLVQEKHLSNVGVILNGVDMKSGYYRYGYGVVGYADKKKR
- a CDS encoding NAD-dependent deacylase, which gives rise to MKRLVVLTGAGISAESGIRTFRDSGGLWESYRVEDVASPEGWATNPTLVLNFYAKRRAELLTASPNDGHKGLVRLEEFFKVDIITQNIDNLHEKAGSTHVLHLHGELNKVCSSCNPSYIITLPEEAPYIKLGDKCPLGCQLRPFVVWFGESVPAIEQAIDITQQADIFAIVGTSMNVYPAAGLIHYLSSGTPIYLIDPQPVETSKNQEIHFIQQPASLGIPILEDLLKSR